The following coding sequences lie in one Mycobacterium sp. Z3061 genomic window:
- a CDS encoding ABC transporter permease gives MRPPSHLPRWVYLPAAVGALFVGLPLLAVAIKVDWPHFWSLISSESATTALLLSLRTAAASTLLCVLVGVPMALVLARSGLWLVRALRPVILLPLVLPPVVGGIALLYAFGRLGLIGRYLEGAGISIAFTTTAVVLAQTFVSLPFLVISLEGAARSAGADYEVVAATLGARPTAIWWRVTLPLLAPGLASGAVLAFARSLGEFGATLTFAGSLQGVTRTLPLEIYLQRVGDPDAAVALSLLLVAVAAVVVLGLGARRLTGTDAR, from the coding sequence ATGCGCCCGCCCTCCCACCTACCTCGCTGGGTCTATCTGCCGGCCGCGGTGGGGGCGCTGTTCGTCGGCCTCCCGCTGCTGGCCGTCGCGATCAAGGTCGACTGGCCGCACTTCTGGTCGCTGATCAGCAGTGAATCCGCGACCACGGCCTTGCTGCTGAGCCTGAGAACCGCCGCGGCCAGCACGCTGCTGTGCGTGCTGGTCGGGGTTCCGATGGCACTGGTGCTGGCCCGTAGCGGGCTGTGGCTGGTCCGAGCGCTGCGGCCGGTGATCCTGCTGCCCCTGGTACTGCCGCCGGTGGTCGGCGGCATCGCGCTGCTCTATGCCTTCGGCCGACTCGGGCTGATCGGGCGCTACCTCGAAGGGGCGGGCATCAGCATCGCCTTCACCACCACGGCGGTCGTGCTGGCGCAGACGTTCGTCTCGCTGCCGTTTCTGGTGATCTCCCTGGAAGGCGCGGCACGCAGCGCGGGGGCCGACTACGAAGTGGTGGCGGCGACGCTCGGAGCGCGGCCGACCGCGATCTGGTGGCGGGTCACCCTGCCGCTGCTGGCGCCGGGCCTGGCCTCCGGAGCGGTGCTGGCGTTCGCCAGGTCGCTGGGGGAGTTCGGTGCGACGCTGACGTTCGCCGGGTCCCTGCAGGGCGTGACCCGCACCCTGCCGCTGGAGATCTACCTGCAGCGGGTCGGGGACCCGGACGCGGCGGTGGCTCTGTCGCTGCTGTTGGTGGCGGTGGCCGCCGTGGTGGTGCTGGGACTGGGTGCGCGCCGGCTCACCGGAACCGACGCGCGATGA
- a CDS encoding LLM class F420-dependent oxidoreductase: MAIRLGFQIPNFSYGTGVENLFPTVIAQAREAEAAGYDSLFVMDHFYQLPMLGTPDQPMLEAYTALGALATATERMQLGTLVTGNTYRNPTLLAKVITTLDVVSAGRAVLGIGAGWYELEHRQLGFEFGTFTDRFNRLEEAMQIIDPMIRGERPTFSGQWYSAESAMAEPRFRERIPVLIGGGGEKKTFGIAARYADHLNIVAAFDELPRKMDAVKARCAEVDRDPATLETSMMLTVMVDENAKPEQLPENLTARMAIGSPAAIADQVEAKVLAAGLDGAIINIPGGHIPGVITSVAETLRPLLGG; this comes from the coding sequence GTGGCTATTCGGCTTGGATTCCAGATCCCCAATTTCTCGTACGGAACCGGCGTAGAGAACCTGTTCCCCACCGTCATCGCGCAAGCGCGCGAAGCCGAAGCAGCAGGCTACGACTCGCTTTTCGTGATGGACCACTTCTATCAACTGCCGATGCTGGGTACCCCGGATCAGCCGATGCTGGAGGCGTATACGGCGCTGGGCGCGTTGGCCACCGCGACCGAGCGGATGCAACTGGGCACGCTGGTGACCGGCAACACCTATCGCAACCCGACTCTGCTGGCCAAGGTGATCACCACCCTGGATGTCGTCAGCGCCGGCCGCGCGGTGCTGGGTATCGGGGCCGGCTGGTACGAGCTCGAACACCGGCAACTGGGTTTCGAGTTCGGCACCTTCACCGACCGTTTCAATCGGCTCGAGGAGGCCATGCAGATCATCGACCCGATGATCAGGGGCGAGCGGCCGACGTTCTCCGGGCAGTGGTACTCCGCCGAGTCGGCGATGGCCGAACCGCGCTTCCGCGAACGCATTCCGGTGCTGATCGGGGGTGGGGGCGAGAAGAAGACGTTCGGTATCGCCGCGCGTTACGCCGACCACCTGAACATCGTCGCGGCGTTCGACGAACTGCCCCGGAAGATGGACGCCGTCAAGGCGCGCTGCGCGGAGGTGGACCGGGACCCGGCCACGCTGGAGACCAGCATGATGCTGACGGTCATGGTCGACGAGAATGCGAAACCCGAACAACTGCCCGAGAATCTGACGGCTCGCATGGCGATCGGGAGCCCCGCCGCGATAGCCGACCAGGTGGAGGCCAAAGTGCTGGCCGCCGGCCTGGACGGCGCCATCATCAACATCCCCGGCGGGCACATCCCTGGCGTCATCACCAGCGTCGCCGAGACGCTGCGCCCGCTGCTCGGCGGCTAG
- a CDS encoding NAD(P)/FAD-dependent oxidoreductase — protein MSPQQEPTAEPRQRHRVVIIGSGFGGLTAAKKLKHADVDIKLIARTTHHLFQPLLYQVATGIISEGEIAPTTRVILRKQRNVQVLLGNVTHIDLTRKVVVSELLGHTYESPYDSLIVAAGAGQSYFGNDQFAEFAPGMKTIDDALELRGRILSAFEQAERSSDPERRAKLLTFTVVGAGPTGVEMAGQIAELAEHTLKGAFRHIDSTRARVILLDAAPAVLPPFGEKLGERAAARLEKLGVEIQLGAMVTDVDRNGITVKDADGTERRIESACKVWSAGVAASRLGRDLAEQSDVELDRAGRVQVLPDLSIPGHPNVFVVGDMAAVEGVPGVAQGAIQGGKYVANNIKAELKGADPAEREPFQYFDKGSMATVSRFSAVAKIGPLEFSGFIAWLMWLVLHLVYLVGFKTKVATLLSWIVTFLSTRRGQLTITDQQAFARTRLEQLAEAAAEAQSSGAVTRKAS, from the coding sequence ATGAGCCCCCAACAAGAACCCACAGCTGAACCGCGTCAACGGCATCGTGTCGTGATCATCGGATCGGGGTTCGGCGGACTCACCGCGGCAAAGAAGCTCAAGCATGCCGACGTCGACATCAAGTTGATCGCGCGCACCACGCACCACCTGTTCCAGCCTTTGCTGTATCAGGTGGCCACCGGGATCATCTCCGAGGGTGAGATCGCGCCGACCACCCGTGTCATCCTGCGCAAGCAGCGCAATGTTCAGGTGCTGCTGGGCAATGTCACGCACATCGACCTGACTCGCAAAGTCGTCGTCTCGGAGTTGCTCGGCCACACCTACGAGAGCCCGTACGACAGCCTGATCGTCGCGGCCGGAGCCGGCCAGTCCTACTTCGGCAACGACCAGTTCGCCGAATTCGCCCCCGGCATGAAGACCATCGACGACGCCCTGGAACTCCGCGGCCGGATCTTGAGCGCTTTCGAACAGGCGGAACGGTCCAGCGACCCGGAACGGCGAGCCAAGCTGCTCACCTTCACCGTGGTCGGCGCCGGTCCCACCGGTGTCGAAATGGCCGGGCAGATCGCCGAATTGGCCGAGCACACCCTGAAAGGCGCCTTCCGGCATATTGATTCGACGCGGGCACGGGTGATCCTGCTCGATGCCGCGCCGGCCGTGTTGCCGCCGTTCGGTGAGAAGCTGGGCGAGCGGGCCGCCGCGCGGCTGGAGAAGCTGGGCGTGGAGATCCAACTGGGTGCGATGGTCACCGACGTGGACCGCAACGGCATCACGGTCAAGGACGCCGACGGCACCGAGCGACGGATCGAATCGGCGTGCAAGGTGTGGTCGGCCGGCGTGGCCGCCAGCCGGCTGGGCCGCGACCTCGCCGAGCAGTCCGACGTCGAATTGGACCGGGCCGGCCGGGTGCAGGTGCTTCCTGACCTGTCCATCCCGGGCCATCCCAACGTCTTCGTGGTCGGCGACATGGCTGCGGTCGAGGGTGTGCCCGGCGTGGCGCAGGGCGCCATCCAGGGCGGCAAGTACGTCGCCAACAACATCAAGGCCGAACTCAAGGGCGCCGACCCGGCCGAGCGGGAGCCGTTCCAGTACTTCGACAAAGGCTCGATGGCTACGGTGTCGCGGTTCTCTGCGGTCGCCAAGATCGGTCCGCTCGAATTCAGTGGGTTCATCGCGTGGCTGATGTGGCTGGTGCTGCACCTGGTCTACCTGGTCGGTTTCAAGACCAAGGTCGCCACGTTGCTGTCGTGGATCGTGACCTTCCTGAGCACCCGGCGCGGCCAGCTGACCATCACCGACCAGCAGGCGTTCGCGCGAACGCGCCTGGAACAACTCGCCGAGGCGGCCGCCGAGGCGCAGAGTTCCGGGGCCGTCACACGAAAAGCCAGCTAG
- a CDS encoding BlaI/MecI/CopY family transcriptional regulator — translation MAKLTRLGDLERAVMDHLWSTAEPQTVRQVHEALSAHRDLAYTTVMTVLQRLAKKNLVSQLRDDRAHRYAPVHGRDELVAGLMVDALAQAEDSGGRQAALVHFVERVGADEADALRRALAELEANQRNSLSAGPPADD, via the coding sequence ATGGCCAAGCTGACGCGGCTGGGGGATTTAGAACGCGCCGTGATGGACCATCTGTGGTCGACGGCGGAGCCGCAGACCGTCCGCCAAGTCCACGAGGCGTTGTCGGCGCACCGCGACCTTGCCTATACGACCGTCATGACCGTGCTGCAGCGGCTGGCGAAGAAGAACTTGGTGTCCCAACTCCGCGACGACAGGGCTCACCGCTATGCGCCGGTGCACGGCCGCGATGAACTGGTGGCCGGTCTGATGGTCGACGCGCTCGCCCAGGCCGAAGACTCCGGCGGCCGGCAGGCGGCGCTGGTGCACTTCGTCGAGCGGGTCGGCGCGGACGAGGCCGATGCACTGCGCCGCGCCCTCGCCGAATTGGAAGCCAACCAACGCAATTCGCTATCTGCTGGACCTCCGGCCGACGACTGA
- a CDS encoding alanine and proline-rich secreted protein Apa translates to MYQVDPNPSRRKGLVASLAIAAATAVTIALPATALADPEPVPSPTPTVAPPASPTPASPAPAAGAPAATPSPSASPAPGASPTPTPQPAPGDPNAAPPPADPNAPPPPDPNAVEAGRVTNAIGGFSFIVPPGWVESDASHLDYGSALLSKAAGEAPMPGQPQPVANDTRIVLGRLDQKLYASAEATNPKAAVRLGSDMGEFFMPYPGTRVNQETVPLNANGVSGSASYYEVKFSDTSKPNGQIWTGVVGTPAGATPAAGPPQRWFVVWLGTSNNPVDKNAAKALAESIRPWAPPAAPPPEAVPGAPAPAPAVPAEPGAPAPAPAQAPAAGTPASTQPRGNQPA, encoded by the coding sequence ATGTACCAGGTGGACCCGAACCCGTCACGCCGCAAGGGATTAGTGGCGTCGCTGGCCATTGCCGCGGCGACCGCCGTCACCATTGCGTTGCCGGCAACTGCCCTCGCCGACCCCGAGCCGGTGCCGTCGCCGACTCCCACCGTCGCGCCGCCTGCGTCGCCTACTCCGGCATCCCCGGCACCGGCCGCGGGGGCCCCTGCGGCCACCCCCAGCCCGTCGGCCTCGCCCGCGCCCGGCGCCAGCCCGACGCCGACCCCTCAGCCTGCGCCGGGTGACCCCAACGCGGCACCACCGCCGGCCGACCCCAACGCACCACCGCCGCCGGACCCGAACGCGGTGGAAGCCGGACGGGTGACCAACGCCATCGGCGGGTTCAGCTTCATCGTTCCGCCTGGCTGGGTGGAGTCCGACGCGTCCCACCTGGACTACGGCTCCGCGCTGCTGAGTAAGGCGGCAGGTGAGGCTCCGATGCCTGGACAGCCGCAGCCCGTGGCCAACGACACCCGCATCGTGCTGGGCCGGCTGGACCAGAAGCTCTACGCGAGCGCCGAGGCCACCAACCCCAAGGCTGCCGTGCGGCTGGGATCGGACATGGGCGAGTTCTTCATGCCGTACCCCGGCACCCGGGTCAACCAGGAGACCGTGCCGCTCAACGCCAACGGCGTCTCGGGCAGCGCGTCGTACTACGAAGTGAAATTCAGCGACACCAGCAAGCCGAATGGGCAGATCTGGACCGGTGTGGTCGGCACCCCGGCCGGCGCGACGCCTGCCGCCGGACCGCCGCAGCGGTGGTTCGTGGTGTGGCTGGGCACATCGAACAACCCGGTGGACAAGAATGCGGCCAAGGCGCTGGCCGAGTCGATCCGACCCTGGGCGCCTCCGGCGGCCCCGCCTCCGGAAGCGGTCCCGGGTGCTCCGGCGCCTGCGCCGGCAGTGCCCGCCGAGCCTGGTGCCCCGGCCCCGGCTCCCGCTCAGGCTCCGGCCGCCGGAACTCCGGCGTCCACCCAGCCGCGCGGTAATCAACCGGCTTGA
- a CDS encoding SDR family oxidoreductase — protein sequence MAVEVVVTGGDTDLGRAVAESFRDDGHKVTLVGARGGDLEVVAKELDVDAIVCDTTDPASLQEARALFPHHLDTIVNIPAPTWDAGDPRTYSLSDTATAWRRTLDATLLSAVLTVQCVGDHLRSGGHIITVLAENPPAGSVDASIKAAVSSWVTGQAEVYGTRGITVNAVATGRSVQAGYDGLSRTPAPVAAEVARLSLFLTTPAARHITGQTLHVSHGALAQFA from the coding sequence GTGGCAGTGGAGGTTGTGGTCACCGGTGGAGACACCGATCTGGGACGTGCGGTAGCCGAGAGTTTCCGTGACGACGGGCACAAGGTCACTTTGGTGGGTGCCCGCGGCGGCGACCTCGAGGTCGTCGCCAAGGAACTCGACGTCGACGCGATCGTCTGCGATACCACCGACCCGGCCAGCCTCCAGGAGGCCCGGGCGTTGTTCCCGCACCACCTCGACACCATCGTCAACATCCCCGCTCCCACCTGGGACGCCGGTGACCCGCGCACGTATTCGCTGTCCGACACGGCCACCGCATGGCGCCGGACGCTGGACGCGACCCTGCTGTCCGCAGTCCTGACGGTGCAGTGCGTGGGCGATCACCTGCGCTCCGGCGGCCACATCATCACCGTGCTGGCCGAGAACCCGCCGGCCGGCAGCGTCGACGCCTCGATCAAGGCCGCCGTGTCCAGCTGGGTCACGGGGCAGGCCGAGGTCTACGGCACCCGCGGCATCACGGTCAACGCGGTGGCAACCGGCCGCAGTGTCCAGGCCGGGTACGACGGCCTGTCGCGCACACCGGCGCCGGTGGCGGCGGAGGTCGCCCGGCTGTCGCTGTTCCTGACCACTCCGGCGGCGCGCCACATCACCGGTCAGACGCTGCACGTCAGTCACGGCGCGCTCGCTCAGTTCGCCTGA
- the modA gene encoding molybdate ABC transporter substrate-binding protein, with amino-acid sequence MRRTQVLAAFVAALLVGSLTACSSGSRQGQDSHSIVVFAAASLKQVFTSIGERFKADNPGATVTFNFAGSSELATQLTQGATADVFASADTAQMDQVAQAGMLAGAATDFAANTLVIVTAPGNPKNVGSFADLTRPGLSVVVCQRLVPCGSATHRIEDASGVRLHPVSEEPSVSDALNKVTTGQADAALVYVTDASNAGSKVTTVKFPEAAQAVNVYPIAVLKKAPQAALAQKFQAAVTGPAGREILDRAGFAKP; translated from the coding sequence ATGCGTCGTACTCAGGTGCTGGCCGCTTTTGTGGCGGCGTTGCTGGTCGGCAGCCTGACGGCGTGTAGTTCGGGGTCCCGGCAGGGGCAGGACTCGCACTCGATTGTGGTATTCGCCGCCGCTTCGCTGAAGCAGGTCTTCACCTCGATCGGCGAGCGGTTCAAGGCGGACAACCCGGGTGCGACGGTGACGTTCAATTTCGCGGGGTCCTCGGAGTTGGCGACGCAACTGACCCAGGGCGCCACCGCCGACGTCTTCGCCTCCGCGGACACCGCGCAGATGGACCAGGTGGCTCAGGCGGGAATGCTGGCCGGTGCCGCGACCGACTTCGCCGCCAACACCCTGGTCATCGTCACAGCCCCGGGCAACCCGAAGAACGTCGGCTCCTTCGCCGACCTCACCCGTCCGGGGCTCAGCGTGGTGGTGTGCCAACGCCTGGTGCCGTGCGGTTCTGCCACCCACCGCATCGAGGACGCCAGCGGAGTGCGGCTGCACCCGGTCAGCGAAGAACCGAGCGTCAGCGACGCCCTGAATAAAGTGACCACCGGGCAGGCCGATGCCGCACTGGTCTATGTCACCGACGCATCGAACGCCGGAAGCAAGGTGACGACCGTCAAGTTCCCGGAGGCCGCGCAAGCGGTGAACGTCTATCCGATCGCGGTACTCAAGAAGGCCCCGCAGGCCGCGCTGGCGCAGAAGTTCCAGGCTGCGGTCACAGGTCCGGCCGGACGGGAAATCCTCGACCGGGCCGGCTTCGCCAAGCCCTGA
- a CDS encoding sulfate/molybdate ABC transporter ATP-binding protein — MSDLHLRAVLSDRGLDVEFSAAAGEVLAVLGPNGAGKSTALHVIAGLLRPDSGVVRLGSRVLTDTSAGIQVATHDRRVGLLLQDSLLFPHLRVAANVAFGPRSRRGMFSSGPAREAALRWLREVGAEDLADRRPRRLSGGQAQRVAIARALAAEPEALLLDEPLTGLDVAAAASIRAVLRDVVSRTGCAVILITHDLLDVFALADRVLVLESGKVAEIGPVADVLAAPRSHFGARIAGVNLVVGTIGPDGALHSRSGQRWHGSAAVRFAAGQRAVAVFAPASVSVYSEPPHGSPRNTVEVTVAELDTRGAAVLVRGGDQADGAPGLAASITVEAAAELQLAPGDRVWFSVKAAEVSLHPAPERRARC; from the coding sequence ATGAGTGACCTGCACCTGCGCGCGGTGCTGAGCGACCGGGGACTGGACGTGGAGTTCTCGGCGGCCGCCGGTGAGGTGCTGGCCGTGCTCGGCCCCAACGGCGCGGGCAAGTCGACGGCTCTGCACGTCATCGCCGGGCTGCTGCGGCCGGACTCCGGCGTGGTGCGGCTGGGTTCGCGGGTGCTGACCGATACCTCGGCCGGGATACAGGTGGCCACCCATGACCGGCGGGTGGGGTTGCTGCTGCAAGACTCGCTGTTGTTTCCGCACCTGCGCGTGGCCGCGAACGTGGCATTCGGGCCGCGCAGTCGTCGCGGCATGTTTTCGTCCGGCCCGGCGCGGGAGGCTGCGCTGCGCTGGCTGCGGGAAGTCGGTGCCGAGGATCTGGCCGACCGCAGGCCGCGCCGGCTGTCCGGAGGTCAGGCCCAGCGCGTGGCCATCGCGCGGGCACTGGCCGCCGAACCGGAAGCGTTGCTGCTCGACGAACCGCTGACGGGGCTTGATGTAGCGGCGGCGGCGTCGATCCGCGCGGTGCTGCGCGACGTGGTCAGTCGCACCGGCTGCGCGGTCATCCTGATCACCCATGACCTACTGGATGTGTTCGCCCTGGCCGATCGGGTGCTGGTGCTCGAGTCCGGAAAGGTCGCCGAAATCGGACCGGTCGCAGACGTGCTGGCGGCGCCGAGGAGTCATTTCGGCGCCCGGATCGCGGGCGTCAACCTGGTCGTGGGGACCATCGGCCCCGATGGCGCGCTGCACAGCCGGTCGGGGCAGCGCTGGCACGGGAGCGCCGCGGTACGGTTCGCGGCAGGTCAGCGGGCGGTTGCGGTGTTCGCGCCGGCGAGTGTGTCCGTCTACTCCGAGCCGCCGCACGGCAGTCCACGCAACACTGTCGAGGTGACGGTGGCGGAGCTGGACACCCGTGGCGCGGCGGTCCTGGTACGCGGGGGAGACCAGGCGGACGGAGCGCCCGGCCTGGCCGCCAGCATCACTGTCGAGGCCGCGGCAGAGCTGCAGCTCGCCCCGGGCGACCGGGTGTGGTTCAGCGTGAAAGCCGCCGAGGTGTCACTGCATCCGGCGCCCGAACGACGCGCGAGGTGCTGA
- a CDS encoding M56 family metallopeptidase, with product MCALAFTILAVLLAGPTPAALARAKWPLRAPRAAMVLWQAVALAAVLSTFSAGIAIASRLLMPGPDGRPTAGIVDAESRLGWPLWAAYVTVFALTVLVGARLMVAVVRVAIANRRRRAHHRMVVDLVGVGHDSARSQPCARTRDLRVLDVKQPLAYCLPGVRSRVVVSEGALATLADTEVAAILSHERAHLRARHDLVLEAFTAVHAAFPRLVRSANALGAVQLLVELLADDAAVRTVGRTPLARALVACASGRAPSGALAAGGPSTVVRVRRLSGRGNSPLLSAGAYLTAAAVLVVPTIALAVPWLTELHRLVTA from the coding sequence GTGTGTGCGCTGGCCTTCACCATCCTTGCGGTGCTGCTGGCTGGCCCTACACCGGCGGCACTGGCACGGGCGAAGTGGCCACTACGCGCTCCCCGGGCCGCGATGGTGCTCTGGCAGGCCGTTGCTCTCGCCGCCGTCCTGTCCACTTTCAGTGCGGGTATCGCCATCGCCAGCCGGCTGCTGATGCCCGGCCCGGACGGGCGGCCGACGGCCGGCATCGTCGACGCCGAGAGTCGCCTGGGGTGGCCGCTGTGGGCGGCCTACGTCACCGTCTTCGCGTTGACCGTGCTGGTCGGGGCGCGGCTGATGGTGGCCGTGGTGCGGGTGGCCATCGCGAACCGGCGGCGCCGGGCGCACCACCGGATGGTCGTCGATCTGGTCGGGGTGGGCCACGATTCCGCGCGCAGCCAACCGTGCGCCCGCACCCGCGACCTGCGGGTGTTGGACGTCAAGCAGCCGCTGGCCTACTGCCTGCCCGGGGTGCGCAGCCGGGTGGTGGTCAGCGAGGGGGCGCTGGCCACGCTGGCCGACACCGAAGTCGCGGCCATTCTGTCGCATGAGCGGGCTCATCTGCGGGCCCGCCACGATCTGGTGCTGGAAGCGTTCACGGCCGTGCACGCCGCATTCCCGCGCCTGGTGCGCAGCGCCAACGCCCTGGGTGCGGTGCAGTTGCTGGTGGAGTTGCTGGCCGATGACGCCGCGGTCCGCACGGTGGGGCGCACTCCCCTGGCCCGCGCCCTGGTGGCCTGTGCCTCCGGTCGCGCTCCGTCCGGCGCACTGGCCGCGGGAGGCCCCAGCACCGTGGTGCGGGTCCGGCGGTTGTCCGGCCGGGGCAACAGCCCGCTGCTGTCCGCGGGCGCCTATCTGACCGCGGCGGCGGTGCTGGTGGTGCCCACCATCGCGCTGGCCGTACCGTGGCTGACGGAGCTGCACCGGTTGGTCACCGCGTAG
- a CDS encoding PE family protein, whose translation MAAASLLVSTEALVAAATDAAGIGAGLEAARTSAAGATTQVVAAAEDSVSAAIAAAFTEHGQAYQAVGARLAAFHQQFVDTLTAAGSAYAGSEAASTSPLQILEQDLLAIVNAPTQTLLGRPLIGNGTDGAPGTGQDGGPGGLLFGNGGNGGSGGAGHGAGGNGGAAGLLGNGGSGGQGAPGAAGGNGGAGGLLRGDGGAGGNGGNAVLAGGFGGKGGSGGGAVCWGQGGAGGAGGAGAAGADGINPSPPLLSPAAPGTNGGNGPAGAPGGPGSNGTSIGQPGGIGGTGGASSAESVQGGNGGNGGAGGVGAPGGAGGLGGLGGPPDVVGRGGPGGTGGTGGTGGLGAAGGTGGTGGLGSTDTGGAGGAGGTGGVGAAGARGGSGGAGGAGGHGGLLFGNGGIGGIGGGAGSGGTGASGGTGGTGAIGGFGRPDHPGVGGNGGAGGTGGNGGDGGDGGAGGQGGAGGLFGQSGAAGLGGTAGAGGGAGSPGSPGSGGAGGLGEAASGNVGGPGQPGVEGAAGVDGLPG comes from the coding sequence ATGGCTGCTGCGTCGCTGCTGGTCTCAACAGAGGCATTGGTTGCCGCGGCCACGGATGCGGCTGGAATCGGGGCGGGTCTGGAGGCCGCGCGAACGTCGGCGGCGGGCGCGACTACGCAGGTGGTGGCGGCGGCCGAGGACAGTGTGTCCGCCGCGATCGCTGCGGCTTTCACCGAGCACGGGCAGGCATACCAGGCGGTGGGTGCCCGACTGGCGGCATTCCACCAGCAATTCGTCGACACCCTGACGGCCGCCGGCAGCGCATACGCGGGCAGCGAAGCCGCCAGCACCTCGCCGCTGCAAATCCTGGAACAGGATCTACTCGCCATTGTCAATGCGCCCACCCAGACGCTCCTGGGGCGGCCGTTGATCGGCAACGGCACCGACGGGGCACCAGGGACTGGCCAAGACGGCGGGCCCGGCGGCCTGCTGTTCGGCAACGGCGGCAACGGCGGCTCGGGCGGCGCTGGTCACGGCGCCGGCGGCAACGGTGGTGCTGCCGGGCTGTTGGGCAACGGCGGATCCGGGGGCCAGGGCGCGCCCGGCGCGGCCGGCGGCAACGGAGGTGCGGGCGGTCTGTTGCGCGGCGACGGCGGCGCCGGAGGAAACGGTGGAAACGCCGTCCTGGCAGGAGGTTTCGGCGGTAAGGGCGGCTCGGGCGGTGGAGCGGTCTGCTGGGGCCAAGGCGGGGCCGGCGGAGCTGGCGGTGCCGGCGCTGCGGGCGCCGACGGCATCAACCCCAGCCCGCCGCTGCTCAGCCCGGCGGCACCGGGCACTAACGGAGGCAACGGCCCGGCCGGCGCACCCGGCGGACCGGGCTCTAACGGAACCAGTATCGGCCAGCCGGGCGGAATCGGCGGCACCGGCGGCGCCAGTAGCGCGGAGAGCGTTCAAGGAGGTAACGGCGGCAACGGGGGCGCCGGCGGAGTCGGCGCCCCCGGCGGGGCGGGCGGCCTTGGTGGGCTGGGCGGTCCGCCCGACGTCGTGGGGAGAGGGGGTCCCGGCGGGACGGGCGGCACCGGCGGAACCGGCGGCTTGGGAGCTGCCGGGGGCACGGGTGGCACCGGCGGATTAGGAAGCACCGACACCGGCGGCGCCGGAGGAGCCGGCGGGACCGGCGGCGTGGGAGCTGCCGGCGCGCGCGGCGGTTCCGGTGGCGCGGGCGGTGCCGGTGGTCACGGCGGACTGCTCTTCGGCAATGGCGGCATCGGTGGCATCGGTGGCGGCGCCGGTTCGGGCGGAACCGGCGCCTCCGGTGGCACTGGTGGCACCGGCGCCATCGGGGGATTCGGGAGGCCCGACCATCCTGGTGTCGGCGGCAACGGCGGAGCCGGCGGGACGGGCGGAAACGGGGGCGACGGCGGCGACGGCGGCGCTGGCGGCCAGGGCGGCGCCGGCGGTCTCTTCGGTCAATCGGGGGCCGCGGGCTTGGGTGGCACCGCCGGCGCGGGGGGCGGCGCTGGCAGCCCCGGCAGCCCCGGCAGCGGGGGCGCCGGGGGTCTTGGTGAAGCTGCGAGTGGCAACGTTGGCGGTCCCGGTCAACCGGGCGTTGAGGGCGCGGCCGGCGTCGATGGTCTGCCCGGGTAG
- a CDS encoding GlsB/YeaQ/YmgE family stress response membrane protein, with amino-acid sequence MDVVASTEFLARSTTLTSVGWIGYIIIGALAGWIAGKIVKGAGSGILMNIVIGIVGALIGGFLLSFAFDTASGGWWFTFFTAILGSVILLWLVGMVQRR; translated from the coding sequence ATGGACGTCGTCGCAAGCACCGAATTTCTCGCTCGCTCAACCACACTGACCAGCGTGGGCTGGATCGGCTACATCATCATCGGCGCGCTGGCGGGCTGGATCGCCGGCAAGATCGTCAAAGGCGCCGGATCAGGCATTCTGATGAACATCGTGATCGGCATCGTCGGTGCCTTGATCGGCGGTTTCCTGCTCAGCTTCGCCTTCGACACCGCTTCGGGCGGCTGGTGGTTCACCTTCTTCACCGCGATCCTGGGTTCGGTGATCCTGCTCTGGCTCGTGGGCATGGTGCAGCGGCGCTGA
- a CDS encoding PaaI family thioesterase, which translates to MSSVPDQEFVAPFDSELGLQFTELTPDGARAQLEVKPKLLQPMGIVHGGVYCSMIESMASVAAYTWFNTNGAGGNVVGVNNSTDFLRAIKSGTVYGKAEPIHRGRLQQLWLVTITDDDDRVVARGQVRLQNLGA; encoded by the coding sequence GTGTCATCAGTGCCTGATCAGGAATTCGTCGCACCCTTCGACAGCGAGTTGGGTCTGCAGTTCACCGAACTGACCCCCGACGGCGCCCGCGCGCAACTCGAGGTCAAGCCGAAACTGCTGCAGCCGATGGGCATCGTGCACGGCGGCGTCTACTGCTCGATGATCGAGAGCATGGCCAGCGTGGCCGCCTACACCTGGTTCAACACCAACGGCGCCGGCGGAAACGTGGTCGGCGTCAACAACAGCACCGACTTCCTGCGCGCCATCAAGTCGGGAACCGTGTACGGCAAGGCCGAGCCCATCCACCGTGGCCGCCTGCAGCAGCTCTGGCTGGTCACCATCACCGACGACGACGACCGCGTGGTGGCGCGGGGCCAGGTGCGCCTGCAGAACCTGGGAGCCTGA